CGTCGGGCCCGTGGCGTCCGACGtgtcggcggccgccgcgtgcTGCGGCCCCGAGGTGTCGCACCTCGGGTGGGGGCACTGGTACACGCTCCGGGAGCTGGAGGAGGCCACCGCCGCCTTCGCGCCCGAGCACGTCGTCGGCGAGGGCGGCTACGGCATCGTCTACCGCGGCATCCTCGCCGGCGGCTACCAGGTCGCCGTCAAGAACCTCCTCAACAACAGGGGGCAAGCCGAGAGGGAGTTCcgggtggaggtggaggcgatCGGCCGCGTCCGGCACAAGAATCTTGTCCGGCTGCTGGGCTACTGCGCCGAGGGCGTGCACCGGTACAGAAACAGAACCCCTCGCGCATTTCATTGATGACGCGCTGCCTGGCTGCCTTCCTCGCTCTCGCGGCGccacttgcattgcattgcttcttGTGGTAACCTGCCCGTGCACGTCGTACCAACGCAACCAACCACTGTTGCTTGTCATCTCAGGATACTCGTCTACGAGTACGTCGACAATGGCAACCTCGAGCAGTGGCTGCACGGCGACGTCCGGCCCGTGAGCCCGCTCACCTGGGACATCCGGATGAGCATCGTGCTCGGCATGGCCAAAGGGTGCCTGAACTTCCCAGTGCTTTTCCCGTTCTGAATTGGCGATTTGTGCGTCTCTGAGATTGGGTGTAAAATTCAGGATCACGTACTTGCACGAGGGGCTGGAGCCCAAGGTGGTGCACAGGGACATCAAGTCCAGCAACATTCTGCTGGACAGGAGGTGGAACCCCAAGGTCTCGGATTTCGGCCTCGCCAAGCTCCTGGGTTCGGACAGCAACTACGTCACCACCAGGGTGATGGGAACATTTGGGTGAGCTGGTCTTCAGgctcctgattttttttttgaaaagaattcTCCTGAATTATATGGGGATCTGCTTCCATCTGGTGAACTAACTGTATGGTGTGAATTCTGAAACCGCTCCTGTTTGTGGCAGTTATGTGGCGCCAGAGTACGCAAGCACCGGCATGCTGAACGAGAGGAgcgacgtgtacagcttcggGATCCTCATCATGGAGATCATCTCCGGCCGGAGCCCGGTCGACTACGCGAGACCCGCCGGAGAGGTTAGGGACGCGCCCGCCTGCGGTTCGACCAGGCAACGAGATCATTCTACGCTCTGCACAATTCGCCTAATAAATCTCTGCTGCtgtatccaccaccaccatcacctcAGGTTAACCTCGTGGAGTGGCTCAAGAACAAGGTGACCAACAGGGACTACGAGGCGATCCTGGACCCGAAGCTGCCGGAGAAGCCGTCCTCCAAGGCGCTGAAGAAGGCCCTCCTGGTGGCGCTGAGGTGCGTGGATCCCGACTCCCAGAAACGGCCGAAGATGGGGCATGTAATCCACATGCTCGAGGTCGACGACTTCCCGTATCGAGAGGTGAGCCCTGCCGCTGCGCCAGTTGCTTCCTTTTTACTACTACATCTCTCTGAGGTCAATCATGCCACTCATTCGCTCGCAAGAACATACTTATATCCATGTTGAAATCGATCCCAAGTTACATGCGGTGGATCCCCCGCCATTGCCGGTGGCCGGAGTAAACTAGTGTAATAACCTGTCCTGCATGAATGCTTGCCGATATGAAGATGGTGGTGCCCTCTGCAGTCCGGGTTTTGATTAAAATGGTGAGCCCTCTGCATGGGCAGCAGGCGCATCATCAGGGGgattaaaaatttaaaattgcacGCTGCTGGCTCTGATTACCGGCTCTCTGTCTGACCCTGGACCGAGCGTTAAATACTGTCCTGACAGACAGTGCCTGAGCTGCCCGTTGGGATGTTATTAAATCTGTCACCTCGGAAAACTATTCAATGAACAAAATGGTAAATAAAACTATCAATTCGTATCACCGTTTCGGCCATGTTTTATTGTTTTACTAACAATTGCTGAACGGTCGAGCAGAAGTTTCAGAGGCCCCTGTTTTCTTTACCCTCGTTCTGACTTGTGAGCTCTGCATATTTGTGCGCATCTGGCCGCAGGATCGCCGGACTCTACGGCCGGGCAACGGCAGCCCCCTGGAGAGGGCGAGGACGccggggaggccggcggcggcggggtcctgCGACAGCAGCTGCTACGAGGGCAACACGACCACCGCCAGCACGCCGTCCAGGCTAGTCCAGGACATGTAAAGCCAGCGCTGCCACGCACGCCTCCGCCGCGGGCTCCTGATCGACTTCTGCTTCTGCCTGCCGGCCGCACGGGGGATGCTGCGGGTCTGTTCTGTCGGTGCCGTTTTGATCTGCTTCTCCGGTTCTCCCAACCACTGCCTCGTCGTCGACGCATAATCTTTTTTTTCCCACCGGAGGCGTGGTTGCCTCCCTTCCCTAGGTTTTGAACTCATCTAAACCACCGTGATTGACCTAGATTTGCCGGGTGTTGCCGAACTGTCTGTATAGTGAAGCGCTCTCATCTCAGGCCGCAAAGTCGGGCTGCTCGTTCGTTGATTCATTCCGTGATGAACTGATGGTGTACACAAGCGTGGGTGCGAGTGACTCTCTGTTTCTTGTTTGTACTTGAAGCTTCATGTGTAGAAGCATGTCTCCAGTAATTTTAGCATGGATAGTCGTTTGCTGCCAAGAAAATTTGAGCAAAATTTCACAGGACGAAAGATTTCGTCTGTATGTTGTTTCATTGTTTGCTTGCAACATACTGCATTTGGTAGGGTCCCAAAAAGAACTTCATGATGGTACCCCAAAAAACTTGATTAACCACGAGAAAGTGGCCAAGTTGAGCCCGCTTGTTTCCAGCACGTCGGCAAGACGGCAACCCCCTCCTCCGCATCCGGCCCAAGCCCATAATGTCAGAGGAGACCAAAACGCGCTGTCTTATTCGATCCATCGCGTTGGTCCGTCGAGCATCCATTGTGAAGTGTGAACCATTGAACTTCCCGAGCCCTTTCGACGGATCTTGGGACGGAGGGGGACAAGAAGCGCCTTTCTGCCCTTCGTCGCACTCACTCGGCAACGATCCAGCTCCGTGCTGTGATCCAGACTGTACGCAGTAGAGATGCAGCAGCGGCCGCACTCCCCTGCCACACTCTGACCTCCAAAAGAGGCAGCTGGTGCGCTGTCTCCGGCAATCAGAGCCATCAAAGCCAGGCTCTCAAGTCAGCCGCACCCGCACCCCACATCATGATCCATGAGTTGGGAAGTTTGTGGTTACCTGAACTATCTGCCGGCCATTTGCTGCGCCATCCTGCTAGACAATTCCTTCCGCAATTCTTCACTTCTTCAGCTGCGTTGCGTGCGCCGTCCCGGTACTAGCACGTATGTCATCTGCGTGCGAGTGCTGTAATTGTGCGCCGGTTACTCTTTTGGTCATGTTTTGCAGGAGCAGATTTGTCCCGTCAGGCTGCAGACGGTAGAATCGAACTGACGAAAGAAGTTGGTGCCGTTTCAGTCTTAGCTTGTTGCTTCTTTCTTAATTCTTATGCTCGAGGCAGATGCCACGTTTCGTAGTACTCTCTCTTCTTTCGAAAAATGGAGCCTGACTTGTGCTAAGTGCTTGTGGCTGCAGTTCATTTTGCGGTAAATGGTACTCCTAAGCAGTTTTTTGTTCAAAAAACAAAAACCCACAGCAGTAATGATGCAAAAGAGATGTCAAGTGTAACTCCTTACTCCTCAGTTTCGATCATTATTATTCGCACTTAAAAGCCTTCACCCGTCACCCCAAGTTGAAATTACTCTACCCAAAAGCACAGAAATGCATCGCTGAATAAAAGGAACTGACCTGGATTTTCGCTCTGCGTCGACGTGTATCCGTTGCTGCTTGGTGCATCGATAATCAACGATGGGCCGTAGGCCCGGGCGATGGAAGCTGCAAACGTCTGCTTAGTTCTGCGCTGGGCCGGGCCAACTGACACTCCCGAGCGACCCAAAAAATTCTTTCCGCGGTCTATAATTGTCTGCCGTTCCGGGCCGTGTCCAGCATGTGCGGAGTAAAATACCAGCCCGCGTCACCTGAATTTTATTGAGAAAAACAAAACATGTGCGGCCTGCAGTTGAATTTTCATGCGCGGTAAGATGGAATAGGTTTCAGGGAGATGCTTTTACATCGACATCAACAAAAAAGGTGGAGTGTGACAGTACACGGCTGCTCTTAATTTTGATTTGTGATGCCCTTTTCCACTACCGGCAAACCCGAATTTCATTACGGATTAAAGCAccaaaattacaaagcaaagtTTCACGGTGCATCAGAGTTTAAACTTTAAAGCAGCTGCTGCTTCAGAGCATCACCAAAAGTATCTAATATTTGCTATCCAGAAAACCTAGCTTTAGACAGAATTTAGGCACCTAAAAGACCTCGACCTCCAACAGTGGTCCTATTTTGCGTTTCCTAAAGAATTGAAATATGCACGCCAATCCCTCGTGGGGCAGTGTTTGTCACCTGTTCCGCGCTCGTATTACGATGGCAAGCACAACACGCTATAgtttgcatgatttttttttcaatttaaaTAGTTTGCATGATCGACTACCAAGCCCTGAGTGCCTACTGCGAATTCGATTACAGGAATCAGAAAACATAAAGACAACAACCACGAAGAACAACTCAAATGTCGAAGATTTCATCACATGGAATTGATAAAATAGCAAGCTGTAACACCATGATTCAAAGGCTATGGAAGATCCAAACCTAAACTGAACACCACGTgatcccttcaaaattccaaaactttacaagattccccatcacatcgaatatttcaacccatgcatgaagtattaaatgtagctaaataaaataactaattacatagttagattgtaatttgcgagacgaatcttttgagcctagttaacccatgacgggacaataattatcaaatacaaacgaaaatgcTACAATATTTTACACCCAAATTTtt
The nucleotide sequence above comes from Panicum virgatum strain AP13 chromosome 3K, P.virgatum_v5, whole genome shotgun sequence. Encoded proteins:
- the LOC120698573 gene encoding probable serine/threonine-protein kinase At1g01540, which gives rise to MSPPPPPLLRDQLSRRTAVLGLRLWVLLGIAVGAAFLLLLALISLHLAAARRRRPRKGVARAPAAHAHAPPGAGAPLSPSTIPPVSKEIQEVAVHVGSLRHYLEMGHAFLKDGGGDGDSVGPATAHGSQRVHIEAGKGRRMVACADGEAVVGPVASDVSAAAACCGPEVSHLGWGHWYTLRELEEATAAFAPEHVVGEGGYGIVYRGILAGGYQVAVKNLLNNRGQAEREFRVEVEAIGRVRHKNLVRLLGYCAEGVHRILVYEYVDNGNLEQWLHGDVRPVSPLTWDIRMSIVLGMAKGITYLHEGLEPKVVHRDIKSSNILLDRRWNPKVSDFGLAKLLGSDSNYVTTRVMGTFGYVAPEYASTGMLNERSDVYSFGILIMEIISGRSPVDYARPAGEVNLVEWLKNKVTNRDYEAILDPKLPEKPSSKALKKALLVALRCVDPDSQKRPKMGHVIHMLEVDDFPYREDRRTLRPGNGSPLERARTPGRPAAAGSCDSSCYEGNTTTASTPSRLVQDM